The following are encoded together in the Streptomyces tsukubensis genome:
- a CDS encoding trypsin-like serine peptidase, whose protein sequence is MRKSLRCVVLATIATLVFTSAAFAAPAPDKDGFQASPAPYQDAAFSRITGRLFSIFAAGQKLCSASVVKSKSHSVVATAAHCVYKESTKETPRKIYFIPASRGGEVILEQPYGAWEAVGIYFDDSYTKQSATHNDLALIRLQPHGSPDAGSPVIDHPVEDVVGAFAPQELKGSHTMRLVGYPVGDYENYLDGTQVYCVGDWAYDTTLDPKGSILTPDCIAHGGNSGGPLLKGSAKDGWVLAGVAANIDTLDGKKVTKVAPVNDIFKSLFAQADHE, encoded by the coding sequence GTGCGGAAGAGTCTTAGGTGCGTAGTTCTCGCTACCATCGCAACGCTCGTATTCACCTCTGCCGCGTTCGCCGCGCCCGCCCCCGACAAGGACGGATTCCAGGCGAGCCCCGCCCCCTACCAGGACGCGGCCTTCAGCCGAATCACCGGCCGTCTGTTCTCCATCTTCGCAGCGGGCCAGAAACTGTGCTCCGCCTCCGTGGTGAAGTCGAAGAGCCACAGTGTCGTTGCCACAGCCGCTCACTGCGTCTACAAAGAGAGCACCAAGGAGACGCCGCGCAAAATCTACTTCATCCCGGCTTCGAGGGGCGGGGAAGTCATTCTCGAACAACCGTACGGGGCGTGGGAAGCCGTAGGTATCTATTTCGACGACAGTTACACGAAGCAGAGCGCTACGCACAACGACCTCGCGCTGATCCGGCTGCAACCGCACGGATCCCCTGACGCGGGGTCTCCGGTCATCGACCACCCGGTTGAGGATGTGGTCGGAGCCTTCGCGCCGCAGGAGCTGAAGGGGTCCCACACGATGCGGCTGGTCGGCTACCCCGTGGGAGATTACGAGAACTACCTGGACGGAACCCAGGTCTACTGCGTCGGCGACTGGGCCTACGACACGACGCTCGACCCCAAGGGCAGCATCCTGACCCCGGACTGCATCGCTCACGGCGGCAACAGCGGCGGCCCGCTCCTCAAGGGCTCCGCAAAGGACGGCTGGGTCCTCGCGGGAGTCGCCGCGAACATCGACACCCTCGACGGGAAGAAGGTCACGAAGGTCGCTCCGGTGAACGATATCTTCAAGAGCCTCTTCGCACAGGCCGACCACGAGTAG
- a CDS encoding ABC transporter ATP-binding protein, with protein MATVTFDKATRVYPGSEKPAVDQLEIAIEDGEFLVLVGPSGCGKSTSLRMLAGLEDVNGGAIRIGDRDVTHLPPKDRDIAMVFQNYALYPHMSVADNMGFALKIAGVNKADIRKKVEEAAKILDLSEYLDRKPKALSGGQRQRVAMGRAIVREPQVFLMDEPLSNLDAKLRVSTRTQIASLQRRLGITTVYVTHDQVEAMTMGDRVAVLKDGLLQQVDSPRNMYDKPANLFVAGFIGSPAMNLIEVPITDGGVKFGNSVVPVNREAIKAASDKGDTTVTVGVRPEHFEVAEHASVADKAALSKDAPAGLPVTVNVVEETGADAFIFGTVDLGGETKDLVIRGNSRAVPDKGSVLHVVPRSGESHVFSTSTGARLSD; from the coding sequence ATGGCCACTGTTACGTTCGACAAGGCGACCCGGGTCTACCCCGGCTCAGAAAAGCCCGCTGTCGACCAGCTGGAGATCGCGATCGAGGACGGCGAGTTCCTCGTCCTCGTCGGCCCCTCCGGCTGTGGTAAGTCGACCTCCCTGCGCATGCTCGCGGGTCTTGAGGACGTGAACGGCGGCGCCATCCGTATCGGCGACCGCGACGTCACGCACCTGCCGCCCAAGGACCGGGACATCGCCATGGTGTTCCAGAACTACGCGCTCTACCCGCACATGTCGGTCGCCGACAACATGGGCTTCGCGCTCAAGATCGCCGGCGTCAACAAGGCAGACATCCGCAAGAAGGTCGAAGAGGCCGCCAAGATCCTCGACCTCAGCGAGTACCTCGACCGCAAGCCGAAGGCGCTCTCCGGTGGTCAGCGTCAGCGTGTCGCGATGGGCCGCGCGATCGTCCGTGAGCCGCAGGTCTTCCTCATGGACGAGCCGCTGTCGAACCTCGACGCCAAGCTGCGTGTCTCGACCCGTACGCAGATCGCCTCGCTCCAGCGCCGCCTCGGCATCACCACCGTGTACGTCACCCACGACCAGGTCGAGGCCATGACCATGGGCGACCGTGTGGCCGTACTCAAGGACGGGCTGCTCCAGCAGGTCGACTCGCCGCGCAACATGTACGACAAGCCGGCCAACCTCTTCGTCGCCGGCTTCATCGGCTCGCCCGCGATGAACCTCATCGAGGTGCCGATCACCGACGGCGGCGTGAAGTTCGGCAACTCCGTCGTGCCGGTCAACCGCGAGGCGATCAAGGCCGCCTCCGACAAGGGCGACACCACCGTCACCGTCGGCGTCCGCCCCGAGCACTTCGAGGTCGCCGAGCACGCCAGCGTCGCCGACAAGGCCGCGCTCTCCAAGGACGCCCCGGCCGGCCTCCCCGTCACCGTCAACGTGGTCGAGGAGACGGGCGCCGACGCGTTCATCTTCGGCACCGTCGACCTCGGCGGCGAGACCAAGGACCTGGTCATCCGCGGCAACAGCCGCGCCGTCCCCGACAAGGGCTCGGTCCTCCACGTCGTCCCGCGTTCCGGCGAGTCGCACGTCTTCTCCACCTCCACCGGCGCGCGCCTCTCCGACTGA
- a CDS encoding DoxX family protein: MSVDTRTPRNPTGGSSSGYDDVPALSMVKVASDPAQVIVNHASFRVQLPTSQPRFQRVVRRPPADAAPAGALDQTARVPVATPAARRRAPVVWSGRSAPGDSGATTGLLQAVRTTGVRHGQRPGGPGTGYDEGATQAIPLIGQDGPHAEAGSTVESPAVRPPGTRLLPQMRSSGSAYEEETRYGARPTGPYEESSYERSGRFGDESDQLVEVDGEQEPGGDDATARRSGDSVRHAYYPGRRMNLGVVLLPLRVFLGLISVYAGLGKLCDPVYFDGGERGSMVKWLNSLHPWALAEPLRDFALSHPVGAGLTVAFLQVVAGVLTVLGLWQRVAAALGVLLSTALIVTVSWKTVPAYDAPDIIYLAAWSPLIIAGAPVYSVDGRLAGEAWRKLGPRASLKALRRRVLRRGMVVATVVVGLTLLVGSVLGGAVRDADRVTVPGPGQAPRNQLPGSPLPQEPGKRGKPENGRSPSASTGTPTQGQEGGSTAGPSAPATPPGRTTGETSGSTSTGEGRPSETQGTVGGGAPQQQQQPPPRQQAPAQQPPATGGGPTSSGGSATGGSGTQDSPGSGSSTGGGSGSDGGGSSLVGGLLG, from the coding sequence ATGAGTGTGGACACAAGAACACCCCGCAACCCCACGGGGGGATCCTCGTCTGGATACGACGACGTTCCCGCGCTGAGCATGGTGAAAGTCGCCAGCGACCCGGCGCAGGTCATCGTCAATCATGCGAGCTTCCGCGTGCAGCTCCCCACCTCACAGCCGCGGTTCCAGCGCGTCGTGCGCCGTCCCCCGGCCGACGCGGCCCCAGCGGGGGCCCTGGACCAGACCGCGCGTGTCCCCGTGGCGACCCCCGCCGCACGTCGGCGCGCGCCGGTCGTGTGGAGCGGTCGGTCCGCGCCGGGCGACTCGGGCGCCACCACCGGTCTCCTCCAGGCCGTGAGAACCACCGGTGTGCGCCACGGCCAGCGGCCGGGCGGACCGGGCACCGGCTACGACGAGGGGGCCACCCAGGCCATTCCCCTCATCGGGCAGGACGGACCGCACGCCGAAGCCGGCTCCACCGTCGAGTCCCCGGCCGTCCGCCCACCCGGCACCCGGCTCCTGCCGCAGATGCGCAGTTCGGGCAGTGCGTACGAAGAGGAGACCCGCTACGGCGCCCGGCCGACGGGTCCGTACGAGGAGTCCTCGTACGAGCGGAGCGGGCGGTTCGGAGACGAGTCGGACCAGCTCGTCGAGGTGGACGGCGAGCAGGAGCCGGGCGGGGACGACGCCACCGCCCGCAGGAGCGGCGACTCGGTGCGCCACGCGTACTACCCGGGCCGCCGGATGAACCTCGGCGTGGTCCTCCTCCCGCTGCGCGTCTTCCTCGGCCTCATCTCCGTCTACGCCGGCCTCGGCAAACTGTGCGACCCCGTCTACTTCGACGGTGGCGAGCGCGGCTCCATGGTCAAGTGGCTCAACTCCCTGCACCCCTGGGCGCTGGCGGAGCCGCTGCGTGACTTCGCCCTCTCGCACCCGGTCGGCGCGGGCCTCACCGTCGCCTTCCTCCAGGTCGTCGCCGGTGTCCTCACGGTGCTCGGCCTGTGGCAGCGGGTCGCGGCGGCGCTCGGCGTCCTGCTGTCGACGGCGCTCATCGTGACGGTGAGCTGGAAGACGGTCCCGGCGTACGACGCCCCCGACATCATCTACCTCGCCGCCTGGAGCCCGCTGATCATCGCGGGCGCCCCTGTCTACTCGGTGGACGGGCGGCTGGCCGGCGAGGCCTGGCGCAAGCTCGGCCCGCGCGCCTCCCTCAAGGCTCTCCGCAGGCGCGTACTGCGCAGGGGCATGGTCGTCGCCACCGTCGTGGTCGGCCTCACCCTGCTCGTGGGTTCGGTGCTGGGCGGCGCGGTGCGTGACGCCGACCGGGTCACGGTTCCCGGCCCCGGCCAGGCGCCCCGTAACCAGCTGCCCGGGTCCCCGCTCCCGCAGGAGCCGGGCAAGCGCGGCAAGCCGGAGAACGGGCGCAGCCCCTCGGCCTCCACCGGCACCCCGACCCAGGGCCAGGAGGGCGGCAGCACGGCCGGTCCCTCGGCGCCCGCGACCCCGCCCGGACGTACGACGGGGGAGACGAGCGGTTCCACGAGCACGGGCGAGGGCAGGCCCAGCGAGACACAGGGCACGGTGGGCGGCGGCGCCCCGCAGCAACAGCAACAACCCCCGCCGCGTCAGCAGGCCCCGGCGCAGCAGCCGCCCGCGACGGGTGGCGGCCCCACGTCTTCGGGCGGCTCGGCGACGGGCGGTTCAGGCACACAGGACAGTCCGGGCTCAGGCAGCTCGACGGGCGGCGGAAGCGGCTCGGACGGCGGCGGGTCGAGCCTGGTGGGCGGCTTGTTGGGGTAG
- the rlmB gene encoding 23S rRNA (guanosine(2251)-2'-O)-methyltransferase RlmB produces the protein MAANNRRMSGKKGAQVGSGGQRRRGLEGKGPTPPASARKGHVKNRVANAKAKQAAGRPRQVKGRGGKATSELVVGRNPVFEALRDGVPASTLYIQQFIDNDERVREALQLAAERGGINLMEAPRPELDRMTNGLNHQGMVLQVPPYEYAHPEDLSAAAYDAGRDPLIIVLDGVTDPRNLGAVVRSVSAFGGHGVVVPERRAAGMTAGAWKSSAGAAARTPVARATNLTRTLEAYKKEGIAVVGLAADGDHEVGELPALDGPVVVVVGSEGKGLSRLVGETCDYRVRIPMPGGAESLNAGVAAGIVLYEAARRRS, from the coding sequence ATGGCCGCGAACAACCGTCGCATGTCCGGCAAGAAGGGCGCGCAGGTCGGCAGCGGCGGCCAGCGGCGCCGCGGCCTGGAAGGCAAGGGCCCCACGCCGCCCGCGTCCGCGCGCAAGGGACATGTGAAGAACCGTGTCGCCAACGCCAAGGCGAAGCAGGCGGCGGGCCGCCCCCGCCAGGTGAAGGGGCGCGGCGGCAAGGCCACGTCCGAGCTGGTGGTCGGCCGTAACCCGGTCTTCGAGGCGCTGCGCGACGGCGTGCCCGCCTCCACCCTCTACATCCAGCAGTTCATCGACAACGACGAGCGGGTGCGCGAGGCGCTTCAGCTCGCGGCCGAGCGCGGCGGCATCAACCTCATGGAGGCGCCCCGCCCCGAGCTGGACCGCATGACCAACGGCCTCAACCACCAGGGCATGGTGCTCCAGGTCCCGCCCTACGAGTACGCGCACCCGGAGGACCTCTCCGCCGCCGCGTACGACGCCGGCCGGGACCCGCTGATCATCGTCCTCGACGGGGTGACCGACCCCCGCAACCTGGGCGCGGTCGTCCGCTCGGTCTCCGCCTTCGGCGGCCACGGTGTGGTGGTGCCGGAGCGGCGCGCGGCCGGTATGACGGCCGGTGCCTGGAAGTCTTCCGCGGGCGCCGCCGCCCGTACGCCCGTGGCCCGCGCGACCAACCTGACGCGGACCCTTGAGGCGTACAAGAAGGAGGGCATCGCCGTCGTCGGTCTCGCCGCCGACGGTGACCACGAGGTGGGCGAACTGCCCGCGCTCGACGGCCCCGTGGTGGTCGTGGTCGGCAGCGAGGGCAAGGGCCTCTCGCGGCTCGTCGGCGAGACCTGCGACTACCGGGTACGCATCCCGATGCCCGGCGGCGCCGAGTCGCTGAACGCGGGCGTCGCGGCCGGCATCGTCCTCTACGAGGCGGCCCGCCGCAGGAGTTGA
- a CDS encoding cytochrome P450, with translation MSQSQSQSQSQSQSRHGSQETVRYPLPQQGALDAPADWQRLRSQCPVATVELPSGDEATLLTRHEDVKALLSDPRFARPTAQDGAARLAPGGAGGAAASGSSDVLSLPAKGEPHQQWRRRVSKWFTAKRMTALRPGMTETAERLVDDMVAVGAPADLKAHVGFLLPVYVICDMLGVPAQDRDRFSHWSDALLSITRFTQEETERAQTEFVQYMSGHIDAKRENPADDLISTLIQDSASGEGLSDEELLATAMGLLVAGHETTANMIGKMVAMLLADRRRWERLLADPSLVRTAVEEALRFDTNLGFGLRRYLTEDAEIGGRTVPGGTTVICSMPAANRDEDVFDGAEDMDLGRSPNPHLIFGAGPHSCLGQALARTELQVVLEVLSRKLPTLELAVPVDDLERVEGLLVGGLRTVPVTW, from the coding sequence ATGAGCCAGAGCCAGAGCCAGAGCCAGAGCCAGAGCCAGAGCCGACACGGCAGCCAGGAGACCGTGCGCTATCCGCTTCCTCAGCAGGGTGCCCTCGACGCTCCCGCCGACTGGCAGCGGCTGCGCAGCCAGTGCCCCGTGGCCACGGTCGAACTGCCCAGTGGCGACGAGGCGACACTGCTCACGCGGCACGAGGACGTCAAGGCGCTGCTGTCCGACCCGCGCTTCGCCCGCCCGACCGCCCAGGACGGCGCTGCCCGCCTCGCGCCCGGAGGCGCCGGGGGAGCCGCCGCCTCCGGCAGCTCGGACGTACTCTCCCTGCCCGCCAAGGGCGAGCCGCACCAGCAGTGGCGCCGCCGGGTCAGCAAGTGGTTCACCGCCAAGCGCATGACGGCTCTTCGGCCCGGTATGACGGAGACGGCTGAACGGCTCGTGGACGACATGGTCGCCGTCGGCGCGCCCGCCGACCTCAAGGCCCACGTCGGCTTCCTCCTGCCCGTCTACGTCATCTGCGACATGCTCGGCGTGCCCGCACAGGACCGTGACCGCTTCTCCCACTGGTCCGACGCCCTGCTGAGCATCACCCGCTTCACCCAGGAGGAGACCGAGCGGGCCCAGACCGAGTTCGTCCAGTACATGTCCGGGCACATCGACGCCAAGCGCGAGAACCCGGCCGACGACCTCATCAGCACCCTCATTCAGGATTCCGCGAGCGGCGAGGGGCTCTCCGACGAGGAACTGCTGGCGACCGCCATGGGGCTGCTGGTCGCCGGGCACGAGACCACCGCGAACATGATCGGCAAGATGGTCGCCATGCTCCTCGCCGACCGCCGCCGGTGGGAGCGACTGCTCGCCGATCCCTCCCTGGTGCGTACCGCCGTCGAAGAGGCCCTCCGCTTCGACACCAACCTCGGGTTCGGGCTGCGCCGTTACCTCACGGAGGACGCCGAGATCGGTGGGCGGACCGTGCCGGGCGGCACCACCGTGATCTGTAGCATGCCCGCCGCCAACCGCGACGAAGACGTCTTCGACGGCGCCGAGGACATGGACCTGGGCCGCAGCCCCAACCCCCATCTCATCTTCGGCGCGGGACCCCACTCCTGCCTCGGGCAGGCCCTGGCCCGCACCGAACTCCAGGTCGTACTGGAGGTCCTGTCGCGCAAGCTGCCCACCCTCGAACTCGCCGTACCCGTGGATGACCTGGAACGCGTGGAAGGGCTCCTCGTCGGTGGTCTGCGCACTGTCCCCGTGACCTGGTGA
- a CDS encoding TetR family transcriptional regulator C-terminal domain-containing protein, producing MLKPGGEPRAQRLLAAVGPDPGPRATAEALLMASLPTDPEGRTFHLLHSSYAILSVTDEALAAQPFTDDPDAAEDALTGLVERGQEAGPADPAVDARAEAIGLLAMVATMGTSVLVGQRSTDSAVAVLRHHLDRIFGGAEGGGAAAG from the coding sequence CTGCTGAAGCCAGGAGGCGAGCCGCGGGCGCAGCGCCTCCTGGCCGCTGTCGGGCCCGACCCGGGGCCGCGCGCGACCGCGGAGGCGTTGCTGATGGCTTCCCTCCCCACCGACCCGGAGGGCCGTACCTTCCATCTCCTCCACAGCTCCTACGCGATCCTGTCGGTGACCGACGAGGCGCTTGCCGCTCAGCCCTTCACCGACGACCCCGACGCCGCGGAGGACGCGCTGACCGGATTGGTCGAGCGGGGCCAGGAAGCCGGCCCGGCCGATCCCGCCGTCGACGCGCGCGCGGAAGCGATCGGGCTGCTCGCCATGGTGGCGACCATGGGCACCAGCGTCCTCGTGGGCCAGCGGTCCACGGACTCGGCCGTCGCGGTACTCCGCCACCACCTCGACCGGATCTTCGGCGGCGCCGAAGGCGGGGGCGCGGCGGCCGGGTAG
- a CDS encoding nucleotidyltransferase family protein: protein MLAGGQGSRLRPYTDDRPKPMVEIPGTGIPIIGHQLAWLAEEGVTDAVVSCGHLAEVLQDWLATAQLPLRVTTVVENEPLGRGGGLKYAAASLPSPGKPWYATNGDIWTRFSLRDMAAFHAERGAVATLALARPRIPWGAVETDAFGHITDFIEAPPSPYLINAGVYVFSAAFTTLLPDVGDHERTTFPYLARERGLAGYPIPQGAYWRAIDTAKDLKEAAKELAAPGR, encoded by the coding sequence ATCCTCGCCGGAGGCCAGGGGTCGCGACTGCGGCCCTACACCGATGACCGGCCCAAGCCGATGGTCGAGATCCCGGGAACAGGGATTCCGATCATCGGCCATCAGCTCGCCTGGCTCGCGGAGGAAGGCGTCACCGACGCCGTCGTCTCCTGCGGCCACCTCGCCGAAGTACTCCAGGACTGGCTCGCCACCGCACAACTCCCACTGCGCGTCACCACAGTGGTCGAGAATGAGCCCCTGGGCCGGGGCGGCGGCCTCAAATACGCCGCCGCCTCCCTCCCCTCCCCCGGCAAGCCCTGGTACGCCACCAACGGCGACATCTGGACCCGGTTCTCACTCCGCGACATGGCCGCCTTCCATGCCGAGCGCGGCGCCGTCGCCACTCTCGCGCTCGCCCGTCCCCGTATCCCTTGGGGCGCCGTGGAGACCGACGCCTTCGGTCACATCACCGACTTCATCGAGGCGCCGCCCTCGCCGTACCTCATCAACGCCGGGGTGTACGTCTTCTCCGCCGCGTTCACGACGCTCCTGCCGGACGTGGGCGACCACGAACGTACGACGTTCCCTTACCTGGCCCGTGAGCGCGGGCTCGCCGGTTACCCGATCCCGCAAGGGGCCTACTGGCGGGCCATCGACACCGCCAAGGACCTCAAGGAAGCCGCCAAGGAGCTTGCCGCACCCGGGCGTTGA
- the cysS gene encoding cysteine--tRNA ligase produces MTIRLYDTSARQIRDFSPLTAGCVSIYLCGATVQAAPHIGHIRSGLNFDIMRRWFSYRAYDVTFIRNVTDIDDKIIRKSAEQRRPWWSIGYENERAFNDGYAALGCLPPTYEPRATGHMTEMVEMMRTLIARGHAYESEGNVYFDVRSFPGYLQLSNQDLDELRQPTGEGETGKRDPRDFAMWKAAKPGEPSWETPWGRGRPGWHLECSAMAHKYLGPVFDIHGGGIDLIFPHHENEIAQSKAYGDEFAKYWVHNSWVTMSGEKMSKSLGNSVLVSEMVKHWRPIVLRYYLGTPHYRSTIEYSEEALRDAESAFARIEGFVQRVIEKAGGDVPAADEVPPAFAEAMDDDLGVPQALAIVHTTVRQGNSALAADDKEAAVARLAEVRAMLAVLGLDPLDPHWAGEGDRGEDLHGVVDTLVRLVLQQREAARARKDWPAADAIRDQLQQSGLVIEDSPTGPRWTLGPR; encoded by the coding sequence GTGACTATTCGCCTGTACGACACCAGCGCCCGGCAGATCCGTGACTTCAGCCCGCTAACCGCCGGCTGTGTCTCGATCTACCTGTGTGGCGCCACTGTCCAGGCCGCACCGCACATCGGGCATATCCGCTCAGGTCTCAACTTCGACATCATGCGCCGCTGGTTCTCCTACCGCGCGTACGACGTCACCTTCATCCGTAACGTCACGGACATCGACGACAAGATCATCAGGAAGTCGGCCGAGCAGCGCCGCCCCTGGTGGTCGATCGGCTACGAGAACGAGCGCGCGTTCAACGACGGCTACGCGGCGCTCGGCTGCCTGCCGCCCACCTACGAACCCCGCGCCACCGGTCACATGACCGAGATGGTCGAGATGATGCGCACCCTCATCGCGCGGGGCCACGCCTACGAGTCCGAGGGCAACGTCTACTTCGACGTCCGTTCCTTCCCCGGCTACCTCCAGCTCTCCAACCAGGATCTGGACGAACTGCGCCAGCCCACGGGCGAGGGCGAGACCGGTAAACGCGACCCGCGCGACTTCGCCATGTGGAAGGCGGCCAAGCCGGGCGAGCCGAGCTGGGAGACGCCGTGGGGCCGTGGCAGGCCCGGCTGGCACCTGGAGTGCTCGGCGATGGCCCACAAGTACCTGGGGCCCGTCTTCGACATCCACGGCGGCGGGATCGACCTGATCTTCCCGCACCACGAGAACGAGATCGCCCAGTCCAAGGCGTACGGCGACGAGTTCGCCAAGTACTGGGTGCACAACTCGTGGGTCACCATGAGCGGCGAGAAGATGTCGAAGTCGCTCGGCAACTCGGTGCTGGTCAGCGAGATGGTCAAACACTGGCGCCCCATCGTCCTGCGTTACTACCTGGGCACCCCGCACTACCGCTCCACGATCGAGTACTCCGAGGAGGCGCTGCGTGACGCCGAGTCCGCGTTCGCGCGGATCGAGGGGTTCGTGCAGCGCGTCATCGAGAAGGCCGGCGGCGACGTCCCCGCGGCCGACGAGGTGCCGCCCGCCTTCGCCGAGGCCATGGACGACGACCTCGGCGTCCCGCAGGCGCTCGCGATCGTGCACACCACGGTCAGGCAGGGCAACAGCGCGCTGGCGGCCGACGACAAGGAAGCGGCCGTCGCCCGCCTCGCCGAGGTCCGCGCGATGCTCGCCGTCCTCGGCCTCGACCCCCTGGACCCGCACTGGGCGGGCGAGGGGGACAGGGGCGAGGATCTGCACGGCGTCGTCGACACCCTCGTACGCCTGGTGCTCCAGCAGCGCGAGGCGGCCAGGGCCCGCAAGGACTGGCCGGCGGCCGACGCCATCCGCGACCAGCTCCAGCAGTCGGGCCTGGTCATCGAGGACAGCCCGACGGGTCCGCGCTGGACCCTCGGGCCGCGCTGA
- a CDS encoding MarR family winged helix-turn-helix transcriptional regulator, protein MDAQQAGEEIERELLILTRHQEMASPRRLHGSEALERSAYVLLSRIEVQGPMSVADLVDAFGLAASTFNRQTAALLRDGLVERTLDPNGGVARKFRITQKGIDALAADRGKVVDGLAEVVTDWTPERLDRFIADLQQFNRDIERLTGRPWPR, encoded by the coding sequence ATGGATGCCCAGCAGGCGGGTGAGGAGATCGAGCGGGAACTCCTGATCCTCACGCGGCACCAGGAAATGGCCTCACCCCGCCGACTGCACGGCAGTGAGGCCCTGGAGCGCAGCGCCTACGTACTCCTCAGCCGGATCGAGGTACAGGGCCCCATGTCGGTCGCCGACCTCGTCGACGCCTTCGGGCTCGCCGCCTCGACCTTCAACCGCCAGACGGCCGCCCTCCTCAGGGACGGACTCGTGGAGCGGACCCTCGACCCCAACGGCGGGGTGGCCAGAAAGTTCCGCATCACCCAGAAGGGCATTGACGCCCTCGCGGCCGACCGGGGGAAAGTGGTCGACGGACTCGCCGAGGTGGTCACCGACTGGACCCCGGAACGCCTCGACCGCTTCATCGCGGACCTCCAGCAGTTCAACAGGGACATCGAACGGCTCACAGGCCGCCCCTGGCCACGCTGA
- a CDS encoding DUF4232 domain-containing protein, producing MRVHKLTFAAALAVAATLSLTACNDGDATGQGGSASTTSASASGGDTGSSASGQGDAGRSGGDENSGGKSSSSDGQGTAAGSGSNEDSGVGKCRTDDLDITATDSTIGGDTEGSVAVTLKNGGGGGCVLSGFAGVDLKTSEGALSAKRTGEPADRMVLKSGESVSFGISYPMNDSGGSGVKVTGLVVTPPGETKSFTLAWPGQDSLPVTDGSGSPVEVGPIGSAGQGG from the coding sequence ATGCGCGTTCACAAGCTCACCTTTGCCGCAGCCCTGGCTGTCGCCGCGACCCTCTCGCTCACCGCCTGCAACGACGGCGATGCCACGGGCCAGGGTGGGTCGGCGAGCACCACCAGCGCGTCCGCGTCGGGCGGTGATACGGGCTCCAGCGCTTCGGGACAGGGGGACGCGGGGCGGAGCGGCGGCGATGAGAATTCCGGCGGGAAGAGTTCCAGTTCCGACGGGCAGGGGACAGCCGCGGGGAGCGGCTCGAACGAGGACAGTGGCGTCGGTAAGTGCCGTACCGATGATCTGGACATCACCGCGACGGACAGCACCATCGGTGGCGACACCGAGGGCTCCGTCGCGGTGACGTTGAAGAACGGTGGTGGCGGGGGCTGCGTGCTGTCCGGGTTCGCTGGTGTCGACCTGAAGACCAGTGAGGGCGCACTGTCCGCCAAGCGCACCGGCGAACCCGCCGACCGGATGGTCCTGAAAAGCGGGGAGTCGGTGTCCTTCGGCATCAGCTACCCGATGAACGACTCCGGTGGCTCCGGTGTCAAAGTCACCGGTCTTGTGGTGACCCCGCCCGGCGAGACGAAGTCGTTCACGCTGGCATGGCCGGGACAGGACAGCCTGCCCGTCACCGACGGCTCCGGATCCCCGGTGGAGGTCGGTCCGATCGGCAGCGCCGGTCAAGGCGGCTGA